Genomic segment of Hydractinia symbiolongicarpus strain clone_291-10 chromosome 5, HSymV2.1, whole genome shotgun sequence:
GCAGTCAAATGGAAACGAATCTTTTGGTCTATGTTGACTAATAACGACCATGGGTTTGAAAAACATACAGTGAGCTCTCTTTTATCTCAAACAAGTGTTTTGGccttttttatgttattatcTCTTCTCTATATTCTTTCTTCAACTCAAACGTTTATGTCTCGACCAAACGTTtgtcccttgcgagttcgagaaAGGAAAGTTTGGGTAAGCGCGGGGTGAGGTTACAGTTCTCTCTCTGTCTCCAAGGCTTTTTAGTATTTAATTATGTAGTAACttatgtttttaaagaaataatatgTTGGTTACAACTTATATACAATAATGTAACAAAGAAATCCAAATCTATAAAATTTTCTACTGCTTTGATGTATTTAGTGGCACTTCCACGCTATTTTTCGGATCTGATCGACGGAAAACGCTTTTAATCGATTCTTGTAACGCTGCTAATCGAATCACAAAATTGAACGGTCGACATAAAGCGCTCGATAAAATAGCCAACCATATGACATCACGTAACACATGCACGAAATCACAATCACAATTTTTACATAGGTTCATGTAAACGATAAGTATAACACAAGGAAGGTAGTTGAAAATGAACAGCACAAGCATGCAGAGGAACGTTTTCGTAATTCTTTTATCCATTTGCGTGAACTCAATTGTGTTTTCAGTGCGACGTCGCACGTGTACAAGCGAATCTGTGTGGCATCGCAGGCGGCTATCGCGTCGTTGTATTTCGTTCGCTTTTGCCATTCTCAATCGTCGTCTCAGCAGAAACCAAGTAACAACCATAACAATAAGCGTAAATATCACGGTTGAAAATGCGAAAACCACTAAGAACCGTATATAaccaatatataaataaaatatagtacTCATTCCACCTAACAACCAAGCCACAACCAGCAGCATGATCATTCGTGATTTAGTCAACTTACTGTAGTAATAAAACGGACTCAGGATAACACCAAGTCGATCGATGGTTAACACAGCCATTGATAAAACTGAGACAGTATTtgtgaagaaaaatataaaatgcatGGTTTTCTGCTCAATGTCTGGAAGAGCTACTACACTCGGTCCCAGGGCTTCTTTTACGTGAAAACTAATTGACATAGGATCACATATTAAACCCATAATCAAGTCAGAAATTGCAATGTTTGTTATAACCAAGTAATAATTCCGGTTTAACAAATGACTGAATTTATATAGACCTAGCAATATCAGCAAATTTACTGGAACggttgtcaaaaataaaaagacagaaaAACCAGCATCAAAATATGAAACTCCAGAGAGATTCATTGAAGTTCCCCCGCATTCCTTTTccatgttgttcaacattttggAAGAGTCAAATTCTCTTGAAGCTTTTTTCAAAATAGAATTCgccaatttgtttttgtttatatctttgTAATATTATCACACACAAAGTGGAgtattttatttaaagtatAAATATATTCTTTTATCTAAAATAtggaaacaaaatatttttaaaagtgatcacGTTTGAGTGCTATAAGTAGActtaaaacagttaaaaaaaggTTTGCCAACATTTCTAATTAAGTCTGCTTTACACCATGAAAATATGTAATTAAGTTATAAATTCTCCAGTACAGTCTGCTTTACACCGTTTAAATACAGTTAAGTGGCAGTTAATGGCATTAAAATACCAGTAAAGCCTGATTTATACCATGTTAAGTTGCGACTGATACTATGATAACATCAGTTAAACCGTGATATACACTGTAATAATAAAGTTAGTTTAGTTAATGCTATAAAACACCAGAAAAACCTGCCAACAAAAAAAGGTACGGTGAAGTTGCAGGTGATACTATAAATTCCTGGAAAGATTTTCTGTCATAAGAAACGATTTGACTTCAGGGCATGCTTAAAATCATGTAGAGGTCCCACAATATAAAGGAACGTAAACGTAGAGCCCTCTCACAAAATATAAAGCTTCTGACGTACCAAAAATCTGCTGCTACAATTTTTTCCATACCATGTATGTGTAATAAATGTGAAAATCTCGAACAGgagaaaatgttgtttttataaagATGCATACAAGATTTAGTTTATCAGATGCATGAGAAGAAATATATACTTTACTTTTCTTTCCAACACTTCAACTTTTATCTTTTATTGTCGTTCATATCAATAGTATTCATAATGATTGTGGTGAATTTAATGTGCATGAAATATTCAATTTATAATTCCACAAATATGAATGATTAAATAAAACCATGGGCATATATTTTTATAGATCTGAAAATAGAATTATTGTGATGACTTTAgtagtgtttttgtttttgttttaaagtagaaaatgaaaatgaaaagcaaaaaaaataagatgaaaaaaaacgaaattaaaattaaataataatcaaataaaaagtaagaaataaataaataaaataaaacaagaatagAGTATTCATTAGACGTTGACGAAACAAAACTAAATTTGTATTCTCAAGTACACACCCCTTTacatataatatttttcttataggATGATCTAAAGGCTAAATtccaaagtttaaaaaatattttataaataatgcCAAACATCATCGAACACTAAAATTCCTTTTTGACGAAATTTGaataatcaaaaaattttgCTTTTCGCTTTCAATTATTAAATGTTTAACTCCCCGGATCGGATCGAATTGACCAAGCCATGTAAGGGGCAATGAAGTGTGATTCGATCCTTTCTACTTTGTTCTCAGAGTATAGAATTGTTATTTGGTTGTTACCTAGTTGTGAAATTGAATGCTTTCAAATTTTCGTTGCCCAAATGGTAGCTTTAACCTTTTTAGCAGGAACCTTATTGGTAACAGGATTTTCTTTTAGACGCTAACATGAATTTTGCACATTCAACAAGCTTTACCAAACAACAAAGCTTTCTTTTCTAGATTTGACATGTCGCGCCATAAAATTTTTTGTAAGCAAAAGagttataccatttttttaccACGTTACATATTATATTTCATTTATGTGCATTCGTACATCCCACGTTTAAAGTAAACAACCAAATGTTGACCCAGCTTTACTAGCAATTGATGAAAATCAAATTATACcttctgattttaaactttaccCTTCTACAGCCTTCTTCTTTCATTTTGagaaaattttcaacttttacATACTTTCATTTCCAACCAGTAATTAATCACTTCGTAATATCACGAGAAATCGATTAAAAATATAATCGCATTCATTTACAATAAattgctttcttttttcttttaaaaaatgtttaaaaaaaacttaaaaattcccTTCAGTTAGCTACTTCCCgcgtttttttaatttgggGAAAACTGGAAACTAGTTTGTTTCTGGGCAACATAACGCAATCTCTGTTAGCCAAATTCTTAGCTATTATTTTaggtttatatttttaaaaacttaagtcCTAACTTGTTTTAGAAGCTCTGAAAAAAGGCACATCTTGCTGCTCTGAGATTCTTTgtataaaatttaagaaaaaagatgCAAGATGTATGTTCCGTGGCGTAAGGCTTGTGGCGATATTATTATGAGTGATTCGTATTTATAAGAGTTCGTTGTGTAAAGTCCTTCATTCGTaaacaatgttaaaattaaGTACA
This window contains:
- the LOC130645587 gene encoding beta-2 adrenergic receptor-like — its product is MLNNMEKECGGTSMNLSGVSYFDAGFSVFLFLTTVPVNLLILLGLYKFSHLLNRNYYLVITNIAISDLIMGLICDPMSISFHVKEALGPSVVALPDIEQKTMHFIFFFTNTVSVLSMAVLTIDRLGVILSPFYYYSKLTKSRMIMLLVVAWLLGGMSTIFYLYIGYIRFLVVFAFSTVIFTLIVMVVTWFLLRRRLRMAKANEIQRRDSRLRCHTDSLVHVRRRTENTIEFTQMDKRITKTFLCMLVLFIFNYLPCVILIVYMNLCKNCDCDFVHVLRDVIWLAILSSALCRPFNFVIRLAALQESIKSVFRRSDPKNSVEVPLNTSKQ